A genomic window from Nosocomiicoccus massiliensis includes:
- the serS gene encoding serine--tRNA ligase, translated as MLDIKFIRNNTDIVKDKTKKREMDPVVIDEIIEYDEKRRTLLKETEELKAERNTVSQNIAEKKRNKEDADADIQAMQEVGKRISEIDNELKEVEYELHYRLDRVPNLIDDEVPVGKDDSENVEVRRTGEQKTFDFEPKAHWELLEELKMADFERASKVSGSRFVYLTGEGARLERALINFMLDVHRENGYKEMMTPQIVRGDAMYGTGQLPKFEEDLFKIQDESMYTIPTSEVTLTNYFANEILQSEDVPTKFAAATACFRSEAGSAGRDTRGLIRLHQFNKVEMMRFEKPEDSFEVLEEMTRHAENILNLLEIPHRTVILCTGDIGFGSAKTYDVEVWLPQYGDYREISSISNMTDFQARRANIRFKRDKDSKPEYVHTLNGSGLAVGRTMAAIIENYQNEDGTVTIPEVLRPYMGGQSIIEKV; from the coding sequence ATGTTAGATATTAAGTTTATTCGTAACAACACAGACATTGTAAAAGACAAAACAAAAAAACGTGAAATGGATCCAGTCGTTATCGATGAGATTATTGAGTACGATGAAAAACGCCGTACGTTATTAAAAGAAACGGAAGAGTTAAAAGCAGAACGTAATACCGTATCTCAAAACATCGCAGAAAAAAAGCGTAACAAAGAAGATGCAGATGCGGATATTCAAGCAATGCAAGAAGTCGGTAAACGTATTTCTGAAATCGATAATGAGTTAAAAGAAGTCGAATACGAATTACACTATCGTTTAGACCGTGTTCCAAATTTAATTGACGATGAAGTACCTGTTGGTAAAGATGACTCAGAAAACGTTGAAGTACGTCGTACAGGTGAACAGAAAACATTTGACTTTGAACCAAAAGCGCATTGGGAACTTCTTGAAGAGCTTAAAATGGCTGATTTTGAACGTGCATCAAAAGTATCAGGCTCACGTTTTGTATATTTAACAGGTGAAGGTGCACGTTTAGAGCGTGCATTAATTAACTTTATGTTAGATGTCCATAGAGAAAATGGTTATAAAGAAATGATGACACCACAAATCGTTCGTGGAGACGCAATGTACGGAACAGGACAGTTGCCAAAATTCGAAGAGGATTTATTTAAAATTCAAGACGAATCAATGTACACTATTCCAACTTCAGAAGTAACATTAACAAACTATTTTGCGAATGAAATCTTACAAAGTGAAGATGTGCCGACAAAGTTTGCAGCAGCTACAGCATGTTTCCGTAGTGAAGCGGGTTCAGCTGGTCGTGATACGAGAGGACTTATCCGACTTCACCAATTTAATAAAGTTGAAATGATGCGCTTTGAAAAGCCAGAAGATTCATTTGAAGTGTTAGAAGAAATGACACGTCATGCTGAAAATATTTTAAACTTATTAGAAATCCCACACCGCACAGTTATTTTATGTACGGGTGATATCGGATTTGGTTCAGCAAAAACGTATGACGTTGAAGTTTGGTTACCACAATACGGTGACTACAGAGAAATTAGCTCAATTTCAAATATGACAGATTTCCAAGCACGCCGTGCAAACATCCGCTTCAAGCGTGACAAAGATTCAAAACCTGAATATGTACACACGTTAAACGGAAGTGGTTTAGCTGTTGGACGTACGATGGCAGCAATTATTGAAAATTATCAAAATGAAGATGGAACGGTAACTATCCCAGAGGTACTAAGACCGTACATGGGTGGTCAATCTATCATCGAAAAGGTATAA
- the hutH gene encoding histidine ammonia-lyase encodes MVVLKLDGSALEIKDIKSFLQHENSKIEVTEDAYKRVHASRQIVENIIDNERTIYGITTGFGLFSDVLISKEKTSQLQTNLIRSHAVGVGNYLSENTALLMMVLRLNTMLKGHSGVRTILVDQLKTFINERIIPAIPEQGSLGASGDLAPLSHMALPLTGEGEVLKDGKVTPTIEVLKEKQIEPIELAAKEGLALINGTQAMTAVGVITYIEAEKLMEDSLWISSLTHQSLHGITDAYDEKIHIARGYDEQIYVAKKMREYLKDSKLTTHQGELRVQDAYSLRCIPQVHGASFQTLKYVKEKLEIEMNAANDNPLIFSENEVYSGGNFHGQPIAIAMDLLKIGVAEIANISERRIERLVNPDLNDGLPAFLSPEDGLQSGAMILQYMAASLVSENKTLAHPASVDSIPSSGNQEDHVSMGTIGARHARDIVENVRNVLATELFIALSAVEIRGVDKLSPKTKEKFDEYRKVAAFIDQDRKFSDDIKQLSLALRAIQSI; translated from the coding sequence TTGGTAGTTTTAAAATTAGATGGAAGCGCTTTAGAAATTAAGGATATTAAATCATTTTTACAACATGAAAATTCTAAAATTGAAGTGACCGAAGACGCGTATAAAAGAGTTCATGCATCAAGACAAATCGTTGAAAACATCATCGATAATGAACGTACAATTTACGGGATTACAACAGGTTTTGGACTGTTTAGTGACGTCTTAATTTCAAAAGAAAAAACATCACAGCTTCAAACAAATCTTATTCGCTCTCATGCGGTTGGTGTTGGAAATTATTTAAGTGAAAATACTGCACTACTCATGATGGTATTACGTTTAAATACAATGTTAAAAGGACATTCAGGCGTGAGAACAATTCTCGTCGATCAGTTAAAAACATTTATTAACGAAAGAATTATTCCAGCCATTCCAGAACAAGGTTCTTTAGGTGCTTCAGGAGATCTCGCACCGTTATCTCATATGGCACTTCCACTAACTGGTGAAGGTGAAGTGTTAAAAGACGGTAAAGTGACTCCGACTATTGAAGTGTTAAAAGAAAAACAAATCGAACCAATTGAACTTGCTGCAAAAGAAGGTCTCGCTTTAATTAACGGTACACAAGCGATGACAGCAGTTGGTGTCATTACATATATCGAAGCAGAAAAGCTGATGGAAGATAGTTTATGGATTTCATCTTTAACACATCAAAGTTTACATGGTATTACAGACGCATACGATGAAAAAATTCACATTGCACGTGGATACGATGAGCAAATTTACGTTGCGAAAAAAATGAGAGAGTATTTAAAAGACTCAAAACTGACTACACATCAAGGTGAATTACGTGTACAAGATGCATACTCACTTCGTTGTATTCCACAAGTGCACGGCGCAAGTTTCCAAACGTTAAAATATGTAAAAGAAAAGTTAGAAATTGAAATGAACGCTGCAAATGATAACCCATTAATATTTAGTGAAAACGAAGTCTACTCTGGTGGAAACTTCCACGGACAACCGATCGCTATCGCGATGGATTTATTAAAAATCGGTGTTGCAGAAATTGCAAATATTTCAGAAAGACGCATCGAGCGATTAGTAAACCCAGATTTAAACGACGGATTACCAGCATTTTTAAGTCCAGAAGATGGACTACAGTCAGGTGCAATGATTTTACAATATATGGCGGCAAGTTTAGTTTCTGAAAACAAAACACTCGCACATCCAGCATCTGTTGATTCAATACCGTCTAGTGGAAACCAAGAAGATCACGTTTCTATGGGAACAATTGGTGCTAGACACGCTAGAGACATCGTGGAAAACGTTCGAAACGTCCTTGCAACTGAGTTGTTCATCGCACTAAGTGCTGTAGAAATTCGTGGTGTGGACAAACTATCACCAAAAACGAAAGAGAAATTTGACGAATATAGAAAAGTTGCGGCGTTTATCGACCAAGACCGTAAATTCTCAGATGATATCAAACAACTATCACTCGCATTACGTGCTATTCAAAGTATTTAA
- the gyrA gene encoding DNA gyrase subunit A has translation MAEHSNIQPVNISKTMKSSFLSYAMSVIVSRALPDVRDGLKPVHRRILYGMYDNGMTNDKPFKKSARIVGDVMGKYHPHGDSSIYEAMVRLAQDFSTRYPLVHGQGNFGSMDGDGAAAQRYTEAKMSKIAMELLRDINKNTIDFAPNYDETEREPVVLPAHFPNLLVNGASGIAVGMATNIPPHNLVESINGVLALSENPDITTLELMDIIKGPDFPTAGLIMGRSGIKKAYETGRGSIIMRAKCTIEEMKNGKERIVVSEIPYQVNKARLVEKIAELVRDKKIEGITDLRDETSLQEGVKIIIEIRRDQNANVILNNLYKQTPLQLSFGVNMLALVNGEPQTLTLKEMLYHYLEHQKEVVTRRTEFDLDRAKVRAHILEGLMIALDHIDEIIALIRASETDEEAKLGLMEQFSLSEKQAQAILDMRLRRLTGLERDKIQSEYDELMKTIESLQAILDSEDKLLELIRKELIEIRDKYGDERRTEITAGAIDIEDEDLIPEEQIVVTLSHKNYIKRLPADTYRAQKRGGRGIQGMNTVEDDFVEKIVAMSTHDYLLFFTNKGRVYRLKGYEVAELSRQSKGIPIVNMIEVDKDEKITTMLSVKDKDGDTDGYHLLFVTRNGLVKRTKLSEFNRINRNGKIAITFRDNDELLAVRLTDGQSEVIIGSKQGQLIRFDENDVRSMGRTAAGVLGMRLREGDEVVGIDILKENQHVLVVTNKGYGKQTIESAYRQTKRGGLGVKTIYLTEKIGELESIAAVDGNEDLMVVTNRGVIIRFAISDVSITGRSTQGVRLMRLDDSNNVVTVAVVKDVEADIEDEVENTEE, from the coding sequence TTGGCTGAACATAGTAATATTCAACCCGTAAATATTAGTAAAACGATGAAGAGTTCCTTCTTGAGCTATGCGATGAGTGTTATCGTATCACGTGCGTTACCAGATGTTCGAGACGGATTAAAGCCAGTACACCGTAGAATTTTATACGGTATGTATGATAACGGTATGACGAACGACAAACCGTTTAAAAAATCAGCACGTATCGTCGGAGACGTAATGGGTAAATATCACCCACATGGTGACTCTTCAATTTATGAAGCGATGGTGAGACTCGCACAAGACTTCTCAACGCGTTATCCACTCGTTCATGGACAAGGGAACTTTGGTTCAATGGACGGTGATGGAGCAGCTGCACAGCGTTACACAGAAGCAAAAATGTCGAAAATCGCGATGGAACTATTAAGAGATATTAACAAAAATACGATCGATTTCGCACCAAACTACGATGAAACAGAACGGGAACCAGTCGTATTACCGGCACACTTTCCGAATTTACTCGTCAATGGTGCGTCAGGAATTGCAGTCGGTATGGCGACAAATATACCACCACATAACTTAGTAGAATCTATTAATGGTGTCCTTGCTCTTTCAGAAAATCCAGACATTACGACGCTAGAGTTAATGGATATTATTAAAGGACCTGATTTCCCAACAGCAGGACTGATTATGGGACGCTCTGGTATTAAAAAAGCGTATGAAACAGGTCGTGGTTCGATTATTATGCGTGCGAAATGTACGATTGAAGAAATGAAAAACGGTAAAGAACGTATCGTCGTTTCTGAAATTCCATACCAAGTAAACAAAGCACGTTTAGTCGAAAAAATCGCAGAACTTGTACGCGATAAAAAAATCGAAGGTATTACAGATTTACGTGATGAAACGTCACTTCAAGAAGGCGTTAAAATCATCATTGAGATTCGTCGCGATCAAAACGCGAACGTTATATTAAACAACTTATATAAACAAACACCTCTACAATTATCGTTTGGTGTCAACATGCTCGCTCTTGTAAATGGTGAACCTCAAACACTCACGTTAAAAGAGATGTTATATCACTATCTTGAGCACCAAAAAGAAGTCGTAACAAGACGCACAGAGTTCGATTTAGATCGTGCGAAAGTACGTGCACACATTTTAGAAGGACTCATGATTGCACTCGATCATATCGATGAAATCATCGCTTTAATTCGTGCGTCAGAAACAGATGAAGAAGCTAAATTAGGCTTAATGGAGCAATTTAGTTTATCTGAAAAGCAAGCACAAGCGATATTAGATATGAGATTACGTCGCCTTACAGGTTTAGAGCGCGACAAAATCCAATCAGAGTACGATGAGCTTATGAAAACTATCGAATCACTTCAAGCGATTTTAGATTCTGAAGATAAACTGTTAGAGCTTATCCGTAAAGAATTAATTGAAATTCGCGATAAATATGGTGATGAGCGCCGTACAGAAATCACTGCAGGCGCAATAGATATCGAAGATGAGGATTTAATTCCAGAAGAACAAATCGTCGTCACGTTATCTCATAAAAACTATATTAAACGTCTCCCAGCTGACACGTATCGCGCACAAAAACGCGGTGGACGCGGTATTCAAGGTATGAATACGGTGGAAGATGACTTCGTTGAAAAAATCGTAGCGATGTCGACACACGATTATTTATTATTCTTTACGAATAAAGGTCGTGTATACCGACTCAAAGGATACGAAGTTGCGGAATTATCGCGTCAATCTAAAGGTATTCCAATCGTTAATATGATTGAAGTCGATAAAGACGAAAAAATCACGACGATGTTATCGGTTAAAGATAAAGACGGAGATACGGATGGCTATCACCTACTATTCGTTACGCGTAATGGTCTTGTGAAACGTACGAAACTATCAGAATTTAACCGTATTAATCGTAACGGTAAAATCGCAATTACGTTTAGAGATAACGATGAATTACTCGCAGTTCGTCTTACAGACGGTCAATCAGAAGTAATCATTGGATCTAAACAAGGACAACTCATTCGTTTCGATGAAAACGACGTTCGTTCTATGGGACGTACGGCAGCAGGTGTACTTGGAATGCGTCTACGTGAAGGTGATGAAGTCGTTGGAATTGATATATTAAAAGAAAATCAACACGTGTTAGTCGTGACAAATAAAGGTTACGGTAAACAGACGATTGAAAGTGCGTATCGTCAAACGAAACGTGGCGGTCTCGGAGTTAAAACGATTTACTTAACTGAAAAAATCGGAGAACTCGAGTCTATCGCTGCGGTTGACGGAAACGAAGATTTAATGGTCGTTACAAATCGTGGTGTCATTATTCGATTCGCGATTAGTGATGTATCGATTACGGGACGTAGTACTCAAGGTGTTCGTCTAATGCGCTTAGATGACTCTAACAACGTTGTTACTGTAGCGGTTGTTAAAGATGTTGAAGCGGATATTGAAGACGAAGTAGAAAATACCGAAGAATAA
- a CDS encoding DUF2232 domain-containing protein, translating into MKQDIPYLKVVSAIAVSLILFLLTDFTFILGFLLVPFVIYLLLDIKFKSDRTFFITVFIIWIPTLYGFSILSFVMFIVIVCSVLLLEGTLKQRFTQEVTLTYLTFLMGILSLSSVLILQAFKVIPSFGNIESRMIAWYTEQLNDVSSITGQTFDTEMIIQSVKGFFTLIPSQFFVVSFVIALYTVLMIRVLVTDKSQLWTYVPFSKWVFPRNIAYIYFGFMILTLFQNTLGDAVYAIVMNSMVILEWIIYIHGLAFVLYFLKHKELNIVWIVLIMIVSVILKPITLFVGFIDMLFRFRRRIETGGK; encoded by the coding sequence TTGAAACAAGATATACCTTATTTAAAAGTCGTATCAGCAATCGCTGTGAGTTTAATATTATTTTTACTAACCGACTTTACATTTATACTCGGATTTTTACTCGTTCCGTTTGTCATCTATTTATTATTAGATATTAAGTTCAAATCTGATCGTACATTCTTTATAACGGTTTTCATCATATGGATTCCAACACTATACGGATTTTCAATACTATCATTTGTGATGTTTATCGTTATCGTGTGTTCAGTCTTATTACTTGAAGGTACGTTGAAGCAACGTTTCACACAAGAAGTTACACTTACATATTTAACGTTTTTAATGGGTATACTATCGTTATCTAGTGTGCTTATTCTTCAAGCATTTAAGGTAATACCATCTTTTGGAAATATAGAGTCACGAATGATTGCGTGGTACACAGAACAATTAAATGACGTATCGAGCATTACCGGTCAAACATTTGATACAGAAATGATTATTCAATCTGTAAAAGGATTTTTCACATTAATTCCATCACAATTTTTTGTAGTGAGTTTTGTGATTGCACTCTATACGGTACTAATGATTCGAGTATTAGTCACAGACAAATCTCAACTTTGGACATATGTACCATTTAGTAAATGGGTTTTCCCGAGAAATATCGCTTATATTTATTTTGGATTTATGATCTTAACGCTATTTCAAAATACGTTAGGTGATGCAGTTTATGCGATTGTCATGAACTCAATGGTAATTTTAGAGTGGATTATATACATACATGGTTTAGCATTTGTTTTATACTTTTTAAAACATAAAGAACTTAACATTGTATGGATTGTACTCATTATGATTGTTTCAGTCATTCTTAAACCAATTACATTATTTGTTGGATTTATAGATATGTTATTTAGATTTAGACGACGTATTGAGACAGGGGGGAAATAG
- the hutU gene encoding urocanate hydratase, whose translation MSRNIRAKKGLEIECKGWEQEAALRMLYNNLDPEVAEHPENLVVYGGIGKAARNWEAFDAIVDTLRNLEDDETMLVQSGKPVAVFKTHDEAPRVLLSNSVLVPKWANWEHFNELDKKGLMMYGQMTAGSWIYIGSQGIVQGTYESFAELANQHYGGSLKGTITLTAGLGGMGGAQPLAVSFCDGVSITVEVDKSRIEKRIETGYCDVMIEDLDEALKVAEEARDEGRNLSIGLLGNAAEILPKILNSDTKIDVVTDQTSAHDPLNGYVPEGYSLEEAKKLREENPEKYVELSTASMAKHVEAMLGFKEKGAVVFDYGNNIRQVAYDYGVKNAFDFGGFVPLFIRPLFCEGKGPFRFAALSGDPKDIEAADKKMRELFPDNDKLIRWLDMAEERIHFQGLPSRIAWLGYGERAKMGLALNEMVRTGEISAPIVIGRDHLDSGSVASPNRETESMKDGSDAVGDWAVLNALVNTAAGGSWISFHHGGGVGMGYSLHAGMVVVADGTDRAARRLERVLTTDPGMGVVRHVDAGYDIAIETAKKYNMNIPMLKENK comes from the coding sequence ATGTCAAGAAATATTCGAGCTAAAAAAGGTTTAGAAATTGAGTGTAAAGGATGGGAACAAGAAGCAGCTTTACGTATGTTATATAACAACTTAGATCCTGAGGTTGCTGAGCATCCAGAGAATTTAGTCGTATACGGGGGTATCGGTAAAGCAGCGCGTAACTGGGAAGCATTTGATGCGATTGTCGATACGTTAAGAAATCTTGAAGACGATGAAACGATGCTCGTTCAGTCTGGTAAACCTGTTGCGGTTTTTAAGACGCATGACGAGGCACCACGCGTACTTTTATCTAACTCAGTACTCGTACCTAAGTGGGCAAATTGGGAACACTTTAATGAGCTCGATAAAAAAGGGTTAATGATGTACGGCCAGATGACGGCTGGTTCATGGATTTATATCGGGTCTCAAGGAATCGTTCAAGGGACATACGAATCATTTGCAGAGCTTGCGAACCAGCACTACGGTGGTAGTTTAAAAGGAACGATTACGTTAACTGCTGGACTTGGTGGTATGGGTGGTGCACAACCTCTCGCGGTATCGTTTTGTGATGGTGTGTCGATTACTGTTGAGGTCGACAAATCTCGAATTGAAAAACGAATTGAGACTGGATACTGTGACGTTATGATTGAAGACTTAGACGAAGCATTAAAAGTCGCTGAAGAAGCGAGAGATGAAGGACGTAATTTATCGATTGGATTATTAGGAAACGCTGCAGAAATTTTACCTAAAATTCTAAATAGCGATACGAAAATCGACGTCGTTACTGACCAAACGAGTGCGCATGACCCGTTAAACGGTTATGTACCTGAAGGATACTCGTTAGAAGAAGCAAAAAAACTACGCGAAGAAAATCCTGAAAAGTATGTTGAGTTATCTACAGCCTCTATGGCAAAACACGTTGAAGCGATGCTCGGATTTAAAGAAAAAGGCGCAGTTGTTTTCGATTATGGAAACAATATTCGACAAGTTGCGTATGATTACGGTGTAAAAAATGCATTTGACTTTGGAGGATTCGTGCCACTATTCATTCGTCCATTATTCTGTGAAGGTAAAGGACCATTTAGATTTGCGGCGTTATCTGGAGACCCTAAAGATATCGAAGCGGCAGATAAAAAAATGCGTGAATTATTCCCAGATAATGACAAGTTAATTCGTTGGTTAGATATGGCTGAAGAACGTATTCACTTCCAAGGATTACCATCACGTATCGCTTGGTTAGGATACGGTGAACGTGCGAAAATGGGGTTAGCATTAAACGAAATGGTTCGTACAGGAGAAATTAGCGCACCAATCGTTATTGGACGTGACCATCTAGACTCTGGTTCAGTTGCAAGTCCTAACCGTGAAACTGAGTCGATGAAAGACGGAAGTGACGCAGTTGGTGACTGGGCAGTATTAAACGCGTTAGTGAACACGGCAGCAGGAGGATCATGGATTTCATTCCACCACGGTGGTGGTGTTGGTATGGGATACTCATTACATGCAGGAATGGTCGTCGTTGCAGATGGAACAGACAGAGCAGCGAGACGATTAGAAAGAGTATTAACTACAGATCCGGGTATGGGAGTAGTAAGACATGTTGACGCTGGATATGATATAGCAATCGAAACAGCGAAAAAATACAACATGAATATACCAATGTTAAAGGAGAATAAATAA
- the hutI gene encoding imidazolonepropionase, translating to MSTTIIKNIGELVLPKKSTRALKGKEMDELLIVKDGMVVIEDGKVIYSGEKTDDYTADQEIDAEGKLVTPALVDPHTHVVHGGSREHELALKIQGVDYLEILEQGGGILNTVEATKKASFDELLEKASKNIIRMIQHGVLTVESKSGYGLDLENELKQLKVSHALEEKFPITMKHTYLGPHAVPKGRENEEFLQEMTDLLQNDEIKKLSDFADIFTETGVFSVEESRRYMEAAKEAGYDLKIHADEIDPLGGLGLAIEQGAVSADHLVAASDKDKKALKDSDTIAVLLPGTTFYLGKDDYADARGMIDNGGAVALATDFNPGSCVTDNLQMIMTIGAIKLRMTPKEVWNAVTVNAAHAIKTDRGTLDAGDDANLVIWNAPNHEYVPYHYGVNHASKVIANGQVVFEQPGLNL from the coding sequence ATGTCGACAACAATTATTAAAAATATTGGTGAGTTAGTATTACCAAAGAAATCAACACGTGCATTAAAAGGAAAAGAGATGGACGAGTTATTAATCGTGAAAGACGGTATGGTCGTCATTGAAGACGGTAAAGTCATCTATAGTGGTGAAAAGACAGATGATTATACAGCAGATCAAGAAATTGATGCTGAAGGAAAGCTTGTCACACCTGCTCTAGTCGACCCTCATACACACGTCGTTCATGGTGGATCACGTGAGCACGAGTTAGCGTTAAAAATTCAGGGTGTCGATTATTTAGAGATTTTAGAACAAGGTGGCGGTATTTTAAATACTGTTGAAGCGACTAAAAAAGCATCGTTTGATGAGTTGTTAGAAAAAGCATCGAAAAACATTATCCGTATGATTCAGCACGGTGTATTAACAGTAGAATCAAAAAGTGGATATGGTCTCGATTTAGAAAATGAATTAAAACAATTAAAAGTATCACACGCACTTGAAGAAAAGTTTCCAATCACAATGAAACATACGTACTTAGGTCCACACGCAGTACCTAAAGGCCGAGAAAACGAAGAATTTTTACAAGAGATGACAGATTTACTTCAAAACGATGAAATTAAAAAGCTATCTGATTTTGCAGATATATTTACTGAAACAGGAGTTTTCAGCGTTGAGGAGTCAAGACGTTATATGGAAGCAGCTAAAGAAGCGGGATACGATTTAAAAATCCATGCAGATGAAATCGATCCACTCGGTGGTTTAGGTCTCGCTATCGAACAAGGTGCAGTCAGTGCAGATCATTTAGTCGCCGCTTCAGATAAAGACAAAAAAGCATTGAAAGATAGCGACACAATCGCTGTACTTCTACCAGGTACAACGTTCTATTTAGGAAAAGACGATTATGCTGATGCACGTGGAATGATTGATAACGGTGGAGCTGTAGCTCTCGCGACGGACTTTAACCCTGGAAGCTGTGTGACAGATAACTTACAAATGATTATGACAATCGGTGCAATCAAACTTAGAATGACACCAAAAGAAGTATGGAACGCAGTAACAGTAAACGCAGCACACGCAATTAAAACAGATCGTGGTACGTTAGATGCTGGAGATGATGCGAACCTCGTCATTTGGAACGCACCAAACCACGAATACGTACCGTATCATTATGGTGTAAACCATGCATCAAAAGTAATTGCTAATGGTCAAGTCGTTTTTGAGCAACCTGGACTTAACCTATAG